From a single Dendropsophus ebraccatus isolate aDenEbr1 chromosome 8, aDenEbr1.pat, whole genome shotgun sequence genomic region:
- the SMC3 gene encoding structural maintenance of chromosomes protein 3, protein MYIKQVIIQGFRSYRDQTIVDPFSSKHNVIVGRNGSGKSNFFYAIQFVLSDEFSHLRPEQRLALLHEGTGPRVISAFVEIIFDNSDNRLPIDKEEVSLRRVIGAKKDQYFLDKKMVTKNDVMNLLESAGFSRSNPYYIVKQGKINQMATAPDSQRLKLLREVAGTRVYDERKEESISLMKETEGKREKINELLKYIEERLHTLEEEKEELAQYQKWDKMRRALEYTIYNQELNETRAKLDELSSKRETSGEKSRQLRDAQQDARDKMEDIERQVRELKSKISAMKEEKEQLSAERQEQIKQRTKLELKAKDLQDELAGNSEQRKRLLKERQKLLEKIEEKQKELAETEPKFSSVKQKEESGIARLAQATQERTDLYAKQGRGSQFTSKEERDKWIKKELKSLDQAINDKKRQIAAIHKDLEDTEANKEKNLEQYTKLDQDLNEVKARVEELDKKYYEVKNKKDELQSERNYLWREENAEQQALAAKREDLEKKQQLLRAATGKAILNGIDSINKVLEHFRRKGINQHVINGYHGIIMNNFDCEPAFYTCVEVTAGNRLFYHIVDSDEVSTKILMEFNKMNLPGEVTFLPLNKLDVRDTAYPETNDAIPMISKLRYNPRFDKAFKHVFGKTLICRSMEVSTQLARAFTMDCITLEGDQVSHRGALTGGYYDTRKSRLELQKDVRKVEDELHALEAKLNENLRRNIERINNEIDQLMNQMQQIETQQRKFKASRDSILSEMKMLKEKRLQSEKTFMPKQRSLQSLEASLHAMESTRESLKAELGTDLLSQLSLEDQKRVDALNDEIRQLQQENRQLLNERIKLEGTITRVETYLNENLRKRLDQVEQELNELRETEGGTVLTATTSELEAINKRVKETLARSDGLDITIDKTEAEIKDLVKSMDRWKSTEKEHMDAINHDTKELEKMTNRQGMLLKKKEECMKKIRELGSLPQEAFEKYQTLSLKQLFRKLEQCNTELKKYSHVNKKALDQFVNFSEQKEKLIKRQEELDRGYKSIMELMNVLELRKYEAIQLTFKQVSKNFSEVFTKLVPSGKATLVMKKGDVEGSQSQDEGEGGAESEKGSSSQSSVPSVDQFTGVGIRVSFTGKQAEMREMQQLSGGQKSLVALALIFAIQKCDPAPFYLFDEIDQALDAQHRKAVSDMIMELASHAQFITTTFRPELLESADKFYGVKFRNKVSHIDVITAEQAKDFVEDDTTHG, encoded by the exons GTGATCATCCAGGGCTTCCGTAGCTACAGAGATCAGACCATTGTGGATCCTTTTAGTTCTAAGCACAATGTGATTG tgggaAGAAATGGATCCGGCAAAAGTAATTTTTTCTATG ccaTTCAGTTTGTGCTCAGTGATGAGTTCAGCCACTTGCGCCCGGAACAGCGtctggctctgctacat GAGGGAACAGGCCCTCGAGTCATTTCAGCTTTTGTGGAAATCATATTTGACAACTCTGACAACCGTCTGCCG ATTGACAAGGAGGAGGTTTCCCTTCGAAGAGTTATTGGGGCCAAGAAGGATCAGTATTTCTTAGACAAGAAAATGGTGAC taaGAATGATGTGATGAATCTGTTGGAAAGTGCTGGATTTTCTCGCAGTAATCCATACTACATTGTAAAACAGGGAAAG aTTAACCAAATGGCAACCGCCCCAGATTCCCAAAGGTTGAAATTGCTCCGTGAAGTTGCCGGCACAAGAGTCTATGATGAGCGGAAAGAAGAAAGTATCTCACTTATGAAGGAAACTG AGGGTAAACGGGAGAAGATTAATGAACTGCTGAAATACATTGAGGAGAGGCTGCACACTCTggaggaagagaaagaagaacTGGCACAGTACCAAAAGTGGGATAAGATGAGGAGAGCGCTAGAGTACACCATCTACAACCAGGAGCTGAACGAAACCCGGGCTAAGCTGGATGAG CTTTCTTCAAAAAGAGAGACTAGTGGTGAAAAGTCCAGACAGCTGAGAGATGCACAACAGGATGCCAGGGATAAAATGGAG GATATTGAACGTCAAGTACGTGAGTTAAAGTCAAAGATCTCTGCAATGAAAGAAGAGAAGGAACAACTGAGTGCTGAAAGACAAGAGCAGATAAAACAAAGGACCAAACTGGAGCTAAAAGCCAAGGACCTGCAGGATGAACTGGCTGGGAACAGCGAGCAGAGG AAACGTCTATTGAAAGAAAGACAGAAATTACTGGAAAAGATTGAAGAAAAGCAAAAAGAGCTGGCAGAGACAGAGCCCAAGTTCAGCAGTGTTAAACAGAAGGAAGAAAGCGGCATAGCAAG ATTGGCACAAGCCACCCAAGAGAGAACAGATCTATATGCTAAGCAAGGCCGTGGCAGTCAATTTACATCAAAAGAAGAAAGAGACAAGTGGATTAAAAAGGAACTGAAGTCCCTGGACCAAGCTATAAATGACAAGAAACGGCAAATAGCTGCCATACACAAAGATCTGGAAGACACCGAagcaaacaaggagaaaaatctTGAGCAATACACT AAATTGGATCAAGATCTTAATGAAGTAAAAGCCCGAGTGGAAGAACTGGATAAGAAGTACTATGAAGTTAAAAACAAGAAAGATGAGTTACAGAGCGAGAGAAA TTACTTATGGCGAGAAGAGAATGCTGAGCAGCAGGCACTTGCAGCTAAGCGAGAAGATCTGGAAAAGAAACAGCAACTTCTCCGTGCAGCAACAGGAAAG GCTATATTGAATGGTATTGATAGCATTAATAAAGTCCTGGAGCACTTCAGAAGGAAAGGCATCAACCAGCACGTCATTAATGGCTATCATGGGATTATCATGAACAATTTTGACTGTGAACCGGCTTTTTACACTTGTGTTGAGGTCACTGCTGGAAACAG GCTGTTCTATCACATTGTGGATTCAGATGAAGTCAGCACCAAGATCTTGATGGAGTTCAACAAGATGAACCTTCCTGGAGAAGTTACCTTCCTTCCTCTCAACAAGTTGGATGTGAGAGATACAGCGTATCCAGAGACTAAT GATGCTATTCCAATGATCAGCAAGTTACGATACAACCCTCGGTTTGATAAAGCTTTCAAGCATGTTTTTGGAAAGACTCTTATATGTCGCAGTATGGAAGTGTCCACCCAGCTGGCCAGGGCATTTACAATGGATTGTATCACCCTTGAAG GGGATCAGGTCAGCCACCGGGGTGCACTGACTGGTGGTTACTACGACACAAGGAAATCTAGATTGGAACTACAAAAAGATGTGCGCAAGGTGGAGGACGAGCTCCACGCTTTGGAAGCCAAACTGAATGAGAACTTGAGGAGGAACATTGAGA GGATTAATAATGAAATCGACCAGCTGATGAATCAGATGCAGCAAATCGAAACCCAACAAAGAAAATTTAAAGCTTCCAGGGACAGTATCTTGTCAGAGATGAAGATGCTGAAAGAAAAACGTCTGCAGTCAGAGAAGACATTCATGCCAAAG CAACGGAGTTTACAGAGCTTGGAGGCCAGTTTACATGCAATGGAGTCGACCCGGGAGTCGCTAAAAGCCGAGCTGGGAACAGACTTATTATCTCAGCTCAGCCTGGAGGACCAGAAGAGGGTAGATGCTCTGAATGATGAGATTCGACAGCTACAGCAA GAAAACCGGCAACTCTTGAATGAGAGAATTAAGCTGGAAGGGACAATAACCCGTGTGGAGACCTACCTGAATGAGAATCTGCGGAAGAGACTGGACCAAGTGGAGCAG GAACTAAATGAGTTGCGGGAAACCGAGGGAGGGACAGTTCTCACAGCGACTACTTCAGAACTGGAGGCCATTAACAAACGTGTGAAGGAAACATTGGCGCGGTCAGATG GTCTTGATATCACCATCGATAAAACAGAAGCTGAGATAAAAGACCTTGTGAAGAGTATGGACCGGTGGAAGAGCACGGAGAAGGAGCATATGGATGCTATTAACCATGACACAAAAGAACTTGAGAAAATGACCAACCGGCAAGGAATGCTATTGAAGAAGAAAGAGGAATGTATGAAGAAGATACGAGAGTTGGGCTCCCTTCCTCAGGAGGCCTTTGAAAAGTATCAAACCCTAAGTTTAAAACAG TTATTCCGTAAATTGGAGCAGTGCAACACTGAGCTAAAGAAGTACAGTCATGTGAACAAGAAAGCTTTGGACCAGTTTGTAAACTTCTCAGAACAGAAAGAGAAGCTGATCAAACGTCAGGAAGAACTTGACCGTGGCTACAAATCCATCATGGAGCTGATGAATGTGCTGGAACTTCGCAAATATGAAGCAATCCAGCTGACCTTCAAGCAG GTGTCAAAGAACTTCAGTGAAGTTTTCACAAAACTAGTGCCAAGTGGTAAGGCCACACTGGTGATGAAGAAAGGTGATGTAGAAGGAAGCCAGTCTCAAGATGAAGGGGAGGGTGGTGCAGAGAGTGAGAAGGGTTCCAGCTCGCAGAGCAGTGTCCCCTCTGTCGACCAATTCACTGGCGTTGGAATTCGG GTCTCATTCACAGGGAAGCAGGCAGAGATGAGAGAGATGCAGCAGCTCTCTGGTGGTCAGAAGTCTTTAGTGGCGCTGGCTCTGATTTTTGCTATCCAAAAATGTGATCCTGCTCCCTTCTACCTTTTTGATGAAATTGACCAGGCTTTGGATGCTCAGCACAGGAAGGCTGTGTCAG ATATGATCATGGAACTTGCATCTCACGCACAGTTCATCACTACAACCTTTAGGCCAGAACTGCTTGAATCTGCTGATAAgttttatggggtgaaatttagGAACAAG GTCAGTCATATTGATGTGATTACAGCTGAACAGGCCAAGGACTTTGTGGAGGACGACACGACCCACGGCTGA